In a single window of the Osmerus eperlanus chromosome 4, fOsmEpe2.1, whole genome shotgun sequence genome:
- the pcmtd2a gene encoding protein-L-isoaspartate O-methyltransferase domain-containing protein 2a — protein MGGAVSAGEDNDELIDNLKEAQYIRSELVESAFRAIDRADYYLEEFRDSAYKDLAWRHGNIHLSAPCIYSEVMEALDLQPGLSFLNLGSGTGYLSTMVGLILGPFGVNHGVELHTDVIEYAYQKLEFFIKTSDSFDRFEFCEPCFVAGNCLEIAPESRQYDRVYCGAGVQKEHEDYMKNLLKIGGILVLPLEEKLTKITRTSYNSWETKKIIAVSFAPLVLPKHRDNSKPRAVPLPTMFEVRNLQDLARISIRHNLKQTVVGVGAGPLPRRRLTRGGGERLRRRRAQQRGSTLLSNRYVFMSRLIPEPMDDNNNFSDSEEEEEGENCRAIAEPKEEEELDQDEEERREDGALLIEATVNQLRERILGLPLPEPLKMYLLHYREK, from the exons ATGGGAGGGGCAGTGAGTGCGGGGGAAGACAATGATGAGTTGATTGACAACCTGAAGGAGGCTCAGTACATCCGTTCAGAGTTGGTAGAGAGTGCATTCAGGGCCATTGATCGAGCTGACTACTACCTAGAGGAGTTCAGGGACAGCGCCTATAAAGACCTAGCCTGGCGACATGGCAACATTCACCTATCCGCCCCATGTATCTACTCTGAGGTGATGGAGGCCTTAGATTTACAGCCTGGATTGTCCTTCCTTAATCTGGGCAGTGGCACAGGCTATCTCAGCACAATGGTGGGCCTTATACTGG GTCCATTTGGAGTAAACCATGGGGTTGAGCTGCATACAGATGTCATTGAGTATGCATATCAGAAACTGGAGTTCTTCATTAAGACAAGTGACAGCTTTGACAG gttTGAGTTCTGCGAGCCATGCTTTGTGGCAGGGAATTGTTTGGAGATTGCCCCTGAGAGCCGCCAGTATGACAGGGTGTACTGTGGAGCCGGTGTCCAGAAGGAACATGAGGACTACATGAAAAATCTTTTGAAAATAGGTGGAATCCTTGTCCTACCCCTTGAGGAGAAG TTGACCAAGATCACACGGACAAGCTACAATAGCTGGGAGACCAAGAAGATCATAGCAGTGTCTTTTGCCCCGCTGGTGCTGCCCAAACATAGAGACAACAGTAAACCAAGAGCAGTGCCTTTAC CCACCATGTTTGAGGTGAGGAATCTGCAGGACTTGGCTCGTATCTCCATCCGTCATAACCTGAAGCAGACAGTGGTGGGTGTAGGGGCAGGGCCTCTGCCCAGGAGAAGGTTAACAcgtggtggtggggagaggcTCAGAAGGAGGCGGGCTCAACAGCGTGGTTCCACCTTACTCTCCAACCGCTACGTCTTCATGAGCCGCCTGATCCCTGAGCCCATGGATGACAACAACAACTTCTCTGACagcgaagaggaagaggagggagagaactgCAGGGCCATAGCAGAGcccaaggaagaggaggagcttgATCAAGacgaagaagagagaagggaggatgggGCTCTCTTGATTGAAGCTACAGTTaaccagctgagagagaggatcttgggcctgcctctccctgagcCGCTAAAGATGTATCTGTTGCACTACAGAGAAAAGTAA
- the myt1a gene encoding myelin transcription factor 1 isoform X1, translating into MSQDISETRTRTRSKGIRVPLEVVGQDLSSCPTPGCDGSGHVSGRYSRHRSVLGCPIIKKRKLEAEAEENQPSPKKRAQPLKMAMDEGFNADSDASSEAEQKEGEESESEEVKEKDKNKKTRQDSTKADCSSVEPEVPDIIDNASNTAATPEVLSPEDDTEKATTTPQQIYIETETETEVDKRKEGVKVVAEIEDIVEKEEVVKEKEKTAEEEKTTEQSKVNTESERVVVEEEKEGVEEVGVEEEEEGEEAEDSQCVTQENSDHPYSSGDYNTHLAKEHKGETEEEEEEEEEEEEGSDEQVTEDHVEPDVHPMSSPLAKEPEVEETHDEVKISSLTDEEEEDELEEEGEDREAGEVREEDSHKASPTVLVIEVQSEEEYEEEEEEADEGEEEEEEEDRLSEGSEVTDDSENWDMTRGNLGLLEQAIALKAEQVRGPHEEDESPEYQHYHSPSDRASVHSLDASSAVRRGGHYSKDKKEVKCPTPGCDGTGHVTGLYPHHRSLSGCPHKDRIPPEILAMHENVLKCPTPGCTGQGHVNSNRNTHRSLSGCPIAAAEKLSKSHEKPVYPQSSVSEPAGSPHSDRVLRPMCFVKQLEIPQYGSYRPNMVPATPRANLAKELEKYSKVSFDYASFDVQVFGKPMLVPKMPTSDTSPKAFKSKPFPKASSPSHSLSGGYAKSSSSSSSSGYDYTHDAEAAHMAATAILNLSTRCWERPENLSTKQGDPDSTEKDPDIEVDENGTLDLSMKKPIKREGMQSPDPSSSSSSSSQNLGGRTSTQSHTQAEWEGPLDFTKPSGQKEEEQDETEYVAHSYTSSDVEDDELNQEGMEDRKYPGEVTTSSFKVKFQPKDCKKEVLLCPTPGCDGSGHITGNYASHRSLSGCPLADKSLRTLMAAHTAELKCPTPGCDGSGHITGNYASHRSLSGCPRAKKGGVKLTPTKDDKEDSELLSRCPVPGCDSLGHISGKYATHRSAYGCPLAARRQKEGLLNGSPFSWKAFKTEGPTCPTPGCDGSGHANGSFLTHRSLSGCPRASANKKRTRFPGDEYITAKFRASDVLDNDEDIKQLNQEISELSESNTEMEADMMNLHTQISSMEKNLKSMEEENKQIEERNEALFVELSGLSQALIRSLSNIRLPHMQEPITEQNFDTYVDTLTHMFSNKDCYQNPENRALLESINQAVKGIEV; encoded by the exons ATGAGTCAGGACATATCAGAAACACGTACACGGACCCGCTCAAAAGGGATCCGAG TTCCCTTGGAAGTTGTAGGACAAGATTTGAG CAGCTGCCCCACTCCTGGTTGTGATGGCTCAGGCCATGTCAGTGGAAGATACTCTCGACACAGAAg TGTATTGGGATGTCCAATTATTAAGAAGAGAAAATTGGAAGCAGAAGCAGAGGAGAATCAGCCTTCCCCCAAGAAGAGGGCCCAGCCTTTAAAAATGGCCATGGATGAAGGCTTCAATGCAGACAGTGATGCTAGCAGTGAGGCCGAGcaaaaggaaggggaggagtcagaGTCTGAAGAGGTCAAAGAAAAAGACAAGAACAAAAAAACTCGTCAAGATTCCACAAAAG CAGATTGCTCATCAGTGGAACCTGAGGTACCAGACATCATAGACAATGCTTCCAACACCGCTGCCACACCTGAAGTCCTGAGTCCAGAGGATGACACTGAAAAAGCCACCACAACCCCGCAGCAGATTTATATAGAAACAGAGACTGAAACAGAGGTAGACAAACGCAAAGAAGGGGTAAAGGTTGTAGCAGAGATAGAAGATATTGTAGAGAAGGAAGAGGTagtgaaagaaaaggagaagacAGCAGAAGAGGAGAAGACAACAGAGCAGTCGAAAGTAAACACTGAATCAGAGAGGGTGGtggttgaggaggagaaggagggagttgAGGAGGtaggggtagaggaggaagaggagggagaggaagcagaggataGTCAGTGTGTGACCCAGGAGAACTCTGATCACCCATACTCCAGTGGGGACTACAACACACATTTGGCCAAAGAGCACAAAGGGGAaacagaagaggaagaagaagaggaggaggaagaggaggaagggagcgaTGAGCAGGTGACAGAGGACCATGTGGAGCCCGATGTGCATCCAATGTCAAGCCCTCTTGCTAAAGAACCAGAAGTAGAGGAGACACACGACGAGGTTAAGATTTCCTCCTTGacagatgaggaagaggaggacgagctagaagaggagggggaggacagggaggcaggCGAAGTGAGGGAAGAGGATTCTCACAAAGCCTCCCCCACTGTACTGGTGATCGAGGTCCAGTCAGAGGAAGAgtacgaggaggaagaggaggaggcagacgaaggggaagaagaagaggaggaagaggaccgtCTCTCAGAGGGCTCAGAAGTGACAGATGATTCTGAGAACTGGGATATGACGCGGGGGAACCTAGGGCTTCTGGAGCAAGCTATCGCCCTGAAGGCAGAGCAGGTCAGGGGTCCTCATGAAGAGGACGAGTCCCCCGAGTACCAACATTACCACAGTCCAAGCGACAGGGCTTCAGTCCACAGTCTGGATGCTTCTTCAGCTGTGCGCAGGGGAGGACACTATAGCAAAG ATAAGAAGGAGGTTAAATGCCCTACCCCTGGGTGTGATGGGACAGGCCACGTGACTGGGCTGTATCCTCACCATCGCAGTCTCTCTGGGTGCCCTCACAAAGACAGGATCCCGCCTGAGA tCCTGGCCATGCATGAGAACGTGCTGAAGTGTCCAACTCCTGGGTGCACAGGCCAGGGTCATGTCAACAGCAATCGCAACACACATCGCAG TTTGTCGGGCTGTCCCATTGCAGCAGCAGAGAAGCTCTCAAAGAGCCATGAAAAACCAGTTTACCCTCAGTCCTCAGTCAGTGAGCCTGCTGGAAGCCCCCACTCAGACAGAGTGCTCAG GCCCATGTGTTTTGTCAAGCAGCTGGAGATCCCTCAGTACGGCAGCTACAGACCCAACATGGTTCCCGCCACGCCTCGTGCCAACCTGGCCAAAGAGCTGGAGAAGTACTCCAAGGTGTCCTTCGACTATGCAAGCTTTGACGTCCAGGTGTTTGGCAAGCCTATGCTTGTTCCAAAGATGCCCACCAGCGATACTTCACCCAAAGCCTTCAAAT CCAAACCATTCCCCAAGGCTTCATCCCCGAGCCACAGCCTGTCCGGAGGGTATGCCAAAagcagctcctcctcttcctccagcggGTACGATTACACCCACGATGCTGAGGCAGCTCACATGGCGGCCACGGCCATTCTGAACTTGTCCACACGCTGCTGGGAGAGACCGGAGAACCTCAGCACCAAGCAGGGAGACCCAGACAGCACGGAAAAG GATCCAGATATTGAAGTGGATGAGAACGGCACACTGGACCTGAGTATGAAGAAGCCTATCAAGAGGGAAGGGATGCAATCACCAGACccgtcttcttcctcctcctcttcctctcagaaTCTGGGAGGAAGGACCTCCACTCAGagccacacacaggcagagtgGGAGGGACCTCTGGACTTTACCAAGCCAAGTggccagaaggaggaggagcaagaTGAG ACGGAATACGTGGCTCATTCTTACACCTCATCTGACGTTGAGGATGATGAACTCAATCAAGAGGGTATGGAAGACAGGAAGTACCCAGGGGAAGTCACCACTTCCAGCTTCAAGGTCAAATTCCAGCCCAAGGACTGCAAAAAAGAAGTTCTACT TTGTCCTACCCCAGGTTGTGACGGCAGTGGGCATATAACTGGAAACTATGCGTCACACAGAAG TCTGTCAGGCTGTCCTCTTGCTGATAAATCTCTTCGGACCCTCATGGCTGCCCACACTGCTGAACTAAA ATGTCCCACCCCAGGCTGTGATGGATCAGGACACATAACAGGGAATTATGCCTCCCATAGAAG tCTGTCTGGATGCCCTCGTGCCAAGAAGGGAGGGGTGAAATTAACACCCACCAAAGATGACAAGGAGGACTCTGAGCTACTGAG TAGATGCCCAGTGCCCGGCTGTGACAGCCTGGGCCACATCAGTGGAAAGTATGCCACCCACCGCAGTGCCTATGGGTGCCCCCTGGCAGCACGTCGCCAGAAGGAGGGGCTTCTGAATGGCTCGCCGTTCTCCTGGAAGGCCTTTAAGACAGAGGGTCCCACCTGCCCTACTCCTGGGTGTGATGGCTCAGGTCATGCCAACGGAAGCTTCCTCACACACCGCAG TCTCTCAGGTTGTCCCAGAGCGTCAGCTAATAAGAAAAGAACCCGTTTCCCGGGAGACGAGTACATCACAGCTAAATTCAGGGCCAGTGATG TTCTGGACAATGATGAAGATATCAAACAGCTCAACCAGGAGATTAGTGAGCTGAGTGAGTccaacacagagatggaggcagacatGATGAACCTACACACCCAG ATTTCATCAATGGAGAAGAACCTGAAGAGTATGGAGGAGGAAAACAAGCAGATTGAGGAGAGAAATGAAGCCTTGTTTGTGGAACTTTCTGGCCTGAGCCAGGCTCTTATCCGCAGCCTATCTAACATTCGCCTGCCACACATG CAGGAACCAATCACAGAGCAGAACTTTGATACTTATGTGGACACCCTGACTCATATGTTCTCCAACAAAGATTGCTACCAAAACCCAGAGAACAGGGCTCTTTTGGAGTCCATCAACCAGGCTGTGAAAGGCATCGAGGTTTAA
- the myt1a gene encoding myelin transcription factor 1 isoform X2: protein MSQDISETRTRTRSKGIRVPLEVVGQDLSCPTPGCDGSGHVSGRYSRHRSVLGCPIIKKRKLEAEAEENQPSPKKRAQPLKMAMDEGFNADSDASSEAEQKEGEESESEEVKEKDKNKKTRQDSTKDCSSVEPEVPDIIDNASNTAATPEVLSPEDDTEKATTTPQQIYIETETETEVDKRKEGVKVVAEIEDIVEKEEVVKEKEKTAEEEKTTEQSKVNTESERVVVEEEKEGVEEVGVEEEEEGEEAEDSQCVTQENSDHPYSSGDYNTHLAKEHKGETEEEEEEEEEEEEGSDEQVTEDHVEPDVHPMSSPLAKEPEVEETHDEVKISSLTDEEEEDELEEEGEDREAGEVREEDSHKASPTVLVIEVQSEEEYEEEEEEADEGEEEEEEEDRLSEGSEVTDDSENWDMTRGNLGLLEQAIALKAEQVRGPHEEDESPEYQHYHSPSDRASVHSLDASSAVRRGGHYSKDKKEVKCPTPGCDGTGHVTGLYPHHRSLSGCPHKDRIPPEILAMHENVLKCPTPGCTGQGHVNSNRNTHRSLSGCPIAAAEKLSKSHEKPVYPQSSVSEPAGSPHSDRVLRPMCFVKQLEIPQYGSYRPNMVPATPRANLAKELEKYSKVSFDYASFDVQVFGKPMLVPKMPTSDTSPKAFKSKPFPKASSPSHSLSGGYAKSSSSSSSSGYDYTHDAEAAHMAATAILNLSTRCWERPENLSTKQGDPDSTEKDPDIEVDENGTLDLSMKKPIKREGMQSPDPSSSSSSSSQNLGGRTSTQSHTQAEWEGPLDFTKPSGQKEEEQDETEYVAHSYTSSDVEDDELNQEGMEDRKYPGEVTTSSFKVKFQPKDCKKEVLLCPTPGCDGSGHITGNYASHRSLSGCPLADKSLRTLMAAHTAELKCPTPGCDGSGHITGNYASHRSLSGCPRAKKGGVKLTPTKDDKEDSELLSRCPVPGCDSLGHISGKYATHRSAYGCPLAARRQKEGLLNGSPFSWKAFKTEGPTCPTPGCDGSGHANGSFLTHRSLSGCPRASANKKRTRFPGDEYITAKFRASDVLDNDEDIKQLNQEISELSESNTEMEADMMNLHTQISSMEKNLKSMEEENKQIEERNEALFVELSGLSQALIRSLSNIRLPHMQEPITEQNFDTYVDTLTHMFSNKDCYQNPENRALLESINQAVKGIEV from the exons ATGAGTCAGGACATATCAGAAACACGTACACGGACCCGCTCAAAAGGGATCCGAG TTCCCTTGGAAGTTGTAGGACAAGATTTGAG CTGCCCCACTCCTGGTTGTGATGGCTCAGGCCATGTCAGTGGAAGATACTCTCGACACAGAAg TGTATTGGGATGTCCAATTATTAAGAAGAGAAAATTGGAAGCAGAAGCAGAGGAGAATCAGCCTTCCCCCAAGAAGAGGGCCCAGCCTTTAAAAATGGCCATGGATGAAGGCTTCAATGCAGACAGTGATGCTAGCAGTGAGGCCGAGcaaaaggaaggggaggagtcagaGTCTGAAGAGGTCAAAGAAAAAGACAAGAACAAAAAAACTCGTCAAGATTCCACAAAAG ATTGCTCATCAGTGGAACCTGAGGTACCAGACATCATAGACAATGCTTCCAACACCGCTGCCACACCTGAAGTCCTGAGTCCAGAGGATGACACTGAAAAAGCCACCACAACCCCGCAGCAGATTTATATAGAAACAGAGACTGAAACAGAGGTAGACAAACGCAAAGAAGGGGTAAAGGTTGTAGCAGAGATAGAAGATATTGTAGAGAAGGAAGAGGTagtgaaagaaaaggagaagacAGCAGAAGAGGAGAAGACAACAGAGCAGTCGAAAGTAAACACTGAATCAGAGAGGGTGGtggttgaggaggagaaggagggagttgAGGAGGtaggggtagaggaggaagaggagggagaggaagcagaggataGTCAGTGTGTGACCCAGGAGAACTCTGATCACCCATACTCCAGTGGGGACTACAACACACATTTGGCCAAAGAGCACAAAGGGGAaacagaagaggaagaagaagaggaggaggaagaggaggaagggagcgaTGAGCAGGTGACAGAGGACCATGTGGAGCCCGATGTGCATCCAATGTCAAGCCCTCTTGCTAAAGAACCAGAAGTAGAGGAGACACACGACGAGGTTAAGATTTCCTCCTTGacagatgaggaagaggaggacgagctagaagaggagggggaggacagggaggcaggCGAAGTGAGGGAAGAGGATTCTCACAAAGCCTCCCCCACTGTACTGGTGATCGAGGTCCAGTCAGAGGAAGAgtacgaggaggaagaggaggaggcagacgaaggggaagaagaagaggaggaagaggaccgtCTCTCAGAGGGCTCAGAAGTGACAGATGATTCTGAGAACTGGGATATGACGCGGGGGAACCTAGGGCTTCTGGAGCAAGCTATCGCCCTGAAGGCAGAGCAGGTCAGGGGTCCTCATGAAGAGGACGAGTCCCCCGAGTACCAACATTACCACAGTCCAAGCGACAGGGCTTCAGTCCACAGTCTGGATGCTTCTTCAGCTGTGCGCAGGGGAGGACACTATAGCAAAG ATAAGAAGGAGGTTAAATGCCCTACCCCTGGGTGTGATGGGACAGGCCACGTGACTGGGCTGTATCCTCACCATCGCAGTCTCTCTGGGTGCCCTCACAAAGACAGGATCCCGCCTGAGA tCCTGGCCATGCATGAGAACGTGCTGAAGTGTCCAACTCCTGGGTGCACAGGCCAGGGTCATGTCAACAGCAATCGCAACACACATCGCAG TTTGTCGGGCTGTCCCATTGCAGCAGCAGAGAAGCTCTCAAAGAGCCATGAAAAACCAGTTTACCCTCAGTCCTCAGTCAGTGAGCCTGCTGGAAGCCCCCACTCAGACAGAGTGCTCAG GCCCATGTGTTTTGTCAAGCAGCTGGAGATCCCTCAGTACGGCAGCTACAGACCCAACATGGTTCCCGCCACGCCTCGTGCCAACCTGGCCAAAGAGCTGGAGAAGTACTCCAAGGTGTCCTTCGACTATGCAAGCTTTGACGTCCAGGTGTTTGGCAAGCCTATGCTTGTTCCAAAGATGCCCACCAGCGATACTTCACCCAAAGCCTTCAAAT CCAAACCATTCCCCAAGGCTTCATCCCCGAGCCACAGCCTGTCCGGAGGGTATGCCAAAagcagctcctcctcttcctccagcggGTACGATTACACCCACGATGCTGAGGCAGCTCACATGGCGGCCACGGCCATTCTGAACTTGTCCACACGCTGCTGGGAGAGACCGGAGAACCTCAGCACCAAGCAGGGAGACCCAGACAGCACGGAAAAG GATCCAGATATTGAAGTGGATGAGAACGGCACACTGGACCTGAGTATGAAGAAGCCTATCAAGAGGGAAGGGATGCAATCACCAGACccgtcttcttcctcctcctcttcctctcagaaTCTGGGAGGAAGGACCTCCACTCAGagccacacacaggcagagtgGGAGGGACCTCTGGACTTTACCAAGCCAAGTggccagaaggaggaggagcaagaTGAG ACGGAATACGTGGCTCATTCTTACACCTCATCTGACGTTGAGGATGATGAACTCAATCAAGAGGGTATGGAAGACAGGAAGTACCCAGGGGAAGTCACCACTTCCAGCTTCAAGGTCAAATTCCAGCCCAAGGACTGCAAAAAAGAAGTTCTACT TTGTCCTACCCCAGGTTGTGACGGCAGTGGGCATATAACTGGAAACTATGCGTCACACAGAAG TCTGTCAGGCTGTCCTCTTGCTGATAAATCTCTTCGGACCCTCATGGCTGCCCACACTGCTGAACTAAA ATGTCCCACCCCAGGCTGTGATGGATCAGGACACATAACAGGGAATTATGCCTCCCATAGAAG tCTGTCTGGATGCCCTCGTGCCAAGAAGGGAGGGGTGAAATTAACACCCACCAAAGATGACAAGGAGGACTCTGAGCTACTGAG TAGATGCCCAGTGCCCGGCTGTGACAGCCTGGGCCACATCAGTGGAAAGTATGCCACCCACCGCAGTGCCTATGGGTGCCCCCTGGCAGCACGTCGCCAGAAGGAGGGGCTTCTGAATGGCTCGCCGTTCTCCTGGAAGGCCTTTAAGACAGAGGGTCCCACCTGCCCTACTCCTGGGTGTGATGGCTCAGGTCATGCCAACGGAAGCTTCCTCACACACCGCAG TCTCTCAGGTTGTCCCAGAGCGTCAGCTAATAAGAAAAGAACCCGTTTCCCGGGAGACGAGTACATCACAGCTAAATTCAGGGCCAGTGATG TTCTGGACAATGATGAAGATATCAAACAGCTCAACCAGGAGATTAGTGAGCTGAGTGAGTccaacacagagatggaggcagacatGATGAACCTACACACCCAG ATTTCATCAATGGAGAAGAACCTGAAGAGTATGGAGGAGGAAAACAAGCAGATTGAGGAGAGAAATGAAGCCTTGTTTGTGGAACTTTCTGGCCTGAGCCAGGCTCTTATCCGCAGCCTATCTAACATTCGCCTGCCACACATG CAGGAACCAATCACAGAGCAGAACTTTGATACTTATGTGGACACCCTGACTCATATGTTCTCCAACAAAGATTGCTACCAAAACCCAGAGAACAGGGCTCTTTTGGAGTCCATCAACCAGGCTGTGAAAGGCATCGAGGTTTAA
- the LOC134019070 gene encoding protein-serine O-palmitoleoyltransferase porcupine-like: protein MVSFSRWEFFLELAESCVIPTVQQGVEQVGLLLLICLLCRLLCRLDLPSPVKHLGSVVGGLYALHLFFDQNMLWVLLLCVLCYLILFLNRHSSSRGIFLSSSILIYLLMGELHLIDTITWHKLRGSQMVVAMKAISLAFDLDRGVVSSLPSLGEFMGYILFVGTVIFGPWISYSSYKEAIESRKLSWSWFQKFSLSWLKCQVCLVISNCIAPYLFPYFIPIHGSRSLRKWMSAYENAVSFHFSNYFVGHLSESTTVLAGAGFTEEKDNIKWDLKVTKPSNVELPRSMVLVVTSWNIPMSCWLNTYVFKSSLKLGTFSAILVTYTASALLHGLSFHLGAVLLSLGFITYVEHVMRKRLAAIFNACILSKHCTTECHHQHKKELWVHGINLTFSVLAIFHLTYLGSLFDADVDDLAAEEGYVANHTIQKWSELSWASHWVVFACWVFYRLIQ from the exons ATGGTGTCCTTCAGCAGATGGGAATTCTTCCTAGAACTGGCAGAAAGCTGTGTTATACCCACTGTACAGCAAGGAGTGGAACAGGTCGGACTTCTCTTACTCATCTGTCTACTATGCCGACTTCTTTGTAGGCTAG ACTTGCCCTCACCTGTAAAACACCTGGGATCAGTGGTAGGAGGGCTGTATGCCCTGCATCTGTTCTTTGATCAAAACATGCTGTGGGTGTTACTGCTCTGTGTGCTATGCTACCTCATCCTGTTCCTGAACCGTCACTCAAGCAGCCGAGGCATCTTCCTGTCCAGCTCTATCCTCATCTACCTACTCATGGG AGAACTTCATTTGATTGACACAATAACCTGGCACAAATTGAGAG GCTCCCAGATGGTAGTGGCCATGAAGGCCATTTCTCTAGCATTTGACCTGGACAGAGGTGTGGTGTCCTCTCTGCCCTCACTTGGAGAGTTCATGGGTTACATTCTCTTTGTGGGAACTGTCATCTTCGGGCCCTGGATCAGCTACTCCAGCTACAAGGAAGCCATTGAGAGTCGGAAGCTG AGTTGGTCCTGGTTCCAGAAGTTCTCTCTCAGCTGGCTGAAGTGTCAAGTCTGCCTGGTTATCTCCAACTGCATTGCCCCTTACCTTTTCCCTTACTTCATTCCTATTCATGGTAGCAGATCATTGCGCAA GTGGATGAGTGCATATGAGAATGCAGTATCATTCCACTTCAGTAACTACTTTGTAGGCCACCTCAGTGAAAGTACCACTGTGCTTGCTGGGGCAGGCTTCACTGAAGAAAAAGACAATATCAAATG GGATCTGAAAGTGACCAAGCCTAGCAATGTGGAGCTGCCTCGGTCCATGGTATTGGTTGTGACCTCCTGGAACATTCCCATGTCTTGTTGGCTCAACACAT ATGTTTTCAAGAGTTCCTTAAAACTTGGCACTTTTTCTGCAATTCTGGTGACCTACACAGCAAGTGCCTTACTACAT GGCCTCAGCTTCCATCTTGGGGCTGTCCTACTGTCTCTCGGCTTCATCACCTACGTAGAACACG TTATGAGGAAGAGGCTGGCGGCCATATTTAATGCCTGTATCCTGTCCAAGCACTGCACCACTGAGTGTCATCATCAGCACAAAAAG GAGCTGTGGGTGCATGGGATCAACCTAACTTTCAGTGTCCTTGCCATCTTTCATCTTACCTACCTGGGTTCTCTGTTTGATGCTGATGTGGATGACTTGGCAGCCGAGGAG GGTTATGTTGCCAATCACACCATTCAGAAATGGTCGGAGCTGAGCTGGGCGAGCCATTGGGTGGTGTTTGCTTGCTGGGTCTTCTACCGGCTCATCCAGTGA
- the si:dkey-16n15.6 gene encoding organic solute transporter subunit alpha — translation MGRGGNCSWIGAEIPLSSEFFSVIRNELWLFLIPAVLTVILLALFLEEVGFFLRHVPSSKRQRLYLWILGMYPAFGISSIIALYVPRSSSLCNFIASLYHSITLLKFMELITNFFGGKTHMLEILAGEQVSPDPFPCCCCCCLPMIAINRTSLGWMMAAVLQLSVVRTILFFVTLVLWTDEQYDYGDVDSVNLNLYVNGIIGFSTFLSFYGYLLFYKATKKTLHGYGLRAKFVCIIVVLVLCGLQSGILETVGALEVLPCTPPFSVLMRSQLIYHYAVVVEMFCIGLFARHTFRKVEPSPEEGIGLEERPDRGLLLEKEVQTEDGALLGVITPPEDSWPHWSSGGASNQGYNSDSEDSLCRIEHAPLDRFSFPLQPRSQDLALSERFNPKVFEENKTLNLAKVTVTADVNYDASKDVTVV, via the exons atggggagaggaggcaacTGCAGCTGGATTGGAGCAGAGATCCCTCTGTCATCTGAATTCTTCAGTG TGATCCGGAATGAGCTGTGGCTTTTCCTCATCCCTGCTGTGCTGACTGTGATCTTACTGGCCCTGTTTCTGGAGGAGGTGGGCTTCTTCCTGCGCCATGTGCCTTCCTCCAAACGCCAACGCCTTTATCTGTGGATACTGGGCATGTATCCG GCCTTTGGTATATCCTCCATCATCGCGCTGTATGTTCCCCGGTCCTCCTCATTGTGTAATTTCATTGCATCTCT CTACCACTCGATCACCTTGCTAAAGTTCATGGAGCTCATCACAAACTTCTttggagggaaaacacacatgcttgaGATCTTGGCTGGAGAACAGGTTTCCCCAGACCCTTTcccttgttgctgctgctgttgtctaCCTATGATTGCAATAAACAG GACAAGTTTGGGATGGATGATGGCTGCAGTGCTCCAGTTGTCTGTGGTCAGAACCATCCTGTTTTTTGTCACTCTTGTCCTCTGGACAGATGAGCAGTATGACTATGGAGAT GTGGATTCAGTCAATCTTAATCTTTACGTGAATGGTATCATAGGGTTTTCTACATTTTTGTCTTTCTACGGCTATCTGCTGTTTTACAAGGCCACCAAAAAGACGTTGCATGGTTATGGTCTGAGGGCCAAGTTTGTCTGCATTATAGTGGTATTGGTGTTATGTGGCCTGCAGAGTGGAATCCTCGAGACTGTGGGGGCTCTGGAAGTCCTGCCTTgcactcctccattctctgttCTTATGAGGTCCCAGT TAATCTACCACTATGCAGTGGTTGTGGAGATGTTCTGCATTGGCCTTTTTGCCCGCCACACATTCCGTAAAGTGGAGCCCAGTCCAGAGGAAGGCATTGGGCTTGAAGAAAGGCCTGACAGAGGCCTGCTGCTGGAGAAAGAAGTTCAAACAGAAGATGGGGCATTGCTTGGTGTCATCACACCACCAGAGGACTCCTGGCCTCACTGGTCCTCTGGCGGAGCCTCCAATCAAGGATATAACAGTGACAGTGAAGACAGCCTCTGCAGGATAGAACATGCTCCTCTGGATCgcttctctttcccccttcaACCTAGAAGTCAAGACTTGGCTCTGTCAGAGAGGTTTAATCCCAAGGTCTTTGAggaaaacaaaactttaaatctGGCCAAAGTGACAGTGACGGCGGATGTCAACTATGATGCATCTAAAGATGTCACTGTTGTATAA